The Deltaproteobacteria bacterium genome has a segment encoding these proteins:
- a CDS encoding hydrogenase iron-sulfur subunit — MQINHSAINVSIFFCQQLDPEQDANRRVLEKELGSRVKFFPLPCSGRIEPLHFLRALEAGADLVYLITCPEKVCRYQQGNLRAGKRIAYARKLIEEIGLDPERLVLVTTRPPLPKRIDLLTRELLAESPSKGRSLLSRL; from the coding sequence ATGCAGATAAACCATTCAGCCATAAATGTTTCAATCTTTTTTTGTCAACAATTAGATCCTGAGCAGGATGCCAATCGCCGGGTTTTGGAAAAGGAATTGGGCTCCCGGGTTAAATTTTTCCCTTTGCCCTGCAGCGGCCGGATAGAACCCCTCCATTTTTTACGGGCACTGGAAGCCGGGGCCGATCTGGTCTATTTGATTACCTGTCCCGAAAAGGTGTGCCGTTATCAGCAGGGAAACCTGCGGGCCGGGAAAAGGATCGCCTATGCCCGAAAGTTGATTGAGGAGATCGGCCTGGATCCGGAACGTCTGGTGCTGGTAACCACCCGCCCACCGCTTCCCAAGCGGATCGATCTTCTAACCCGGGAATTGTTGGCCGAATCTCCTTCAAAAGGTCGTTCCCTTTTAAGCAGATTATAA